In Bacillota bacterium, the sequence CCTCGGCATAAGGGCCTCGGCGGGGGCAATAACAACCGGCGGCTTCCCCTTCGCACGCAGGGCGGCCAGGACCCGGAGCCGGCCTGCAGCAGGTTCGCGGCTTGCGGCCATCACTTCGAAGGGAAGCGCCTCCGCCGGATCGAAAACCAGCACCTCCCGGTCGGGGAGGAGGTTTTCCAGATCCACCTGCCAGGCGCTTACCTGCTGAGGAGAGGGAACGACCACCAGGAGGGCGCCCTGCACCCTCCCTTCAGCCAGGAGGGCCGCGCTTATTAAAGGATTAAAGGCGCCCCGCCCCCCCGCAAGAAGGAGAGGGAGCCTCCCCTGTTCAAGGGCTGCAAGAATTTCCTTAAATTCCGGTGTCTGCCTAAGCAGATTTTGCATCGCGCCTCTCCTCTGTCCAGACCGTTCTCTTCGGGCCACACCAAAAAAGGCAGGTCTTCCCAAAACCCCCCTGTCAGGCCCTTCATTTTCCAGAGTTTTAAGCATCTTAAAACATTATATCACCATTTCCCCTAAGAATATACCCGCCCCCGCAAACACCCTATAACCACAACTCCCTAAGCACCGCCCCCCTTCCTTCCCGAGGCGCGGGAACAAGAAGGTGTCGCACCCGAAGCCAAAGAGAACGGCCACCCCGTCGCTGCCGGGAAAAGCAAACTTACTCTAGCCAGGTGACTTTCTGCTTCAAATCGGGGTCTTGCCTTGGCGGCGCAGGGGGCACTACCTCAGGGTAGCCGAGGGGGGTAATCGCCACAATTTCCTTTTCTCCGGGAATATTCAGGATCTGTCTGACTGCCGATTCCTCAAGCAGGGGAGCCAGCATCCAGCAGGTGCCCAGCCCCTCGGCGCAGGCCGCGAGGAGCAGGTTTTCAAAGGCCGCGCAAACGCTCTCCAGGTGCATCTTGCGCTGGAAAGGATCTTCTGCGGCCGGCGCCAAGGCCACAACCGCCAGAGGTGCTCCCCCGTAGTTTCTGGCAAACTGGAGCATCTGCTCTTTTCTCTCAGGGTCGCCCGGGATTTTCTCCACCACCCGCGCGTAGCTTTCCCCGAGAGCCTTCAGCTTCTCTCCTCCTACCACAAGGAACTCCCACTGCTGCAGATTAATTCCCGAGGGTGCCCAGTTGGCAGCACCCAGGATCCGCATCACCACCTCGCGCGGGACCGGATCTGGTTTGTATTTCCTGACCGAACGCCGCCGGTAAACTGCCTCGTAAAAATCCACCAGCTCCACCTCCGGAATAAAGTCAGGTTCATGTCAATTTTACCAAAATTCTAACGCAAGAAAACAGGGGGAAGCCTAAGCATCCCCGCCTTTTTGCTCTCCCTGTTCTGGCTCCCGCCCGCTCCGCGAGCCTTGCGGGCCAAACAGGCTTAAAGGCCGTCTTGCGAAAACGCCGGTGTAAAAATTACGAACCCCGCTTTTCCAGCGGGGTTCCCTGAGCTGCCAGAAAGCAGTGCCGGAAGGCTTGGGCAGGGCCGGCTTCAGCGGAGCCCTGTGGGCACAAACATATCGATGATACCGACGATCGCTGCGGCAATCAAGGCCCCGATGACCGTAACCCGCATCCCAGGGATGACGAACTGGATCAGGTAAAAGATTACCGCAGAGACGAGAAAGCCGACGCCGCCCCGCGCGTAAGGAGAGATGTTGCGCCCGAAGATGGCCTCGAGGCCGTAGCCGATGACGGCAATCAAAACCGCAGCCAGCAGGGCGTACCAGAAGCTGAGCCGCGTAAAACCGGGCGTAATGTAGCTTACCACCATGAGCACTATTGCCGCCACGATGAATCTGATGATGTGGGCGAGCCAGCCTTCACCCACAACCCGGGACCAGCCACCGGCGTTCCCGCGGTTTCCTCCCTCTTCTGCCATGATTTCACCTCCTTCAGGTGCCAGTTGCCCCCCGCCTTCGAAAAAAATTAAAGAATAAGGCGGTGAGCAATCTTAGTTTAACCAGAAAGAGGAGAATTCATGCAAAAAAGGTTCTGCCGCGGCGCCTGTTGAAGCGGTTCATGGCGGCTTCAATTCCCTCCGTCGCCCAGACCCGGACCGCGGCCGCAGCCTGGCCGAGAACCTCTTCCAGCAGATTCCGCTCTTCCTTCGTAAAAGGACTCAGGACATATGCCGCCTCATCCTCCCCCGAAGAAGGGCGGCCGATCCCGATGCGGAGCCGCGGGAACTCCTGGGTTTCCAGGTGGTCGATGATCGACTGGACGCCCCGGTGGCCCCCGGCGCCCCCCCGCGGCCGGAGGCGCAGGGCCCCGAAAGGCAGATCAAGGTCGTCGTAAACAACCAGCAGCGCCCCGGGCGCAAGCCCCCATTCCTGCATCAGGGGCCGGAGGGCGCGCCCGCTCAGATTCATAAAGGTCAAAGGCTGAACCAGCAGGACGGGCACACCTTCGATCTCCAGGGAAGAGAGGCGTGCCAGGTCGCGGTAAACCCGCCAGCCGCCCTGGCAAGCCTTTGCCAGCCGCGCCACCACTTCATACCCCACATTGTGGCGCGTCCCTGTATAGCGGGGGCCGGGGTTCCCCAATCCGCAGACAATTCTCTTTTCCCGCGCACTTTCCCGAACCGGGCGGAAAAAGAGGCTCCGGAAGAGATCAGGCATCTATCCTTCTCCGGGCTCTGGAGCAGCCCCGGCCTCCCCGGCCGCCTCCTCCTCTTCAGAAACCTCAAGGACAGGCGGCACCACAAGGACGATGATGCTCTCCGGATCATCCACAATTTTAACGCCGGGCGGCACCTGAAGGTCTGCCACGGTCAACTGGTCTCCGATGCCCAGGCCGCTGATATCGGCATCAATCCGCTCGGGCAGCTGGGTCGGCAGGCAAGAGACCGTAACCTCCCGGAGCATGTGCTGAAGCACGCCCCCTTCTTTGACTCCCGGCGCCTCCCCTACCAGGTGGACGGGGATTTCTGTTTCGATTTCCTCTGTCAGCGAAACCTGGTAAAAGTCC encodes:
- a CDS encoding nitroreductase family protein — encoded protein: MDFYEAVYRRRSVRKYKPDPVPREVVMRILGAANWAPSGINLQQWEFLVVGGEKLKALGESYARVVEKIPGDPERKEQMLQFARNYGGAPLAVVALAPAAEDPFQRKMHLESVCAAFENLLLAACAEGLGTCWMLAPLLEESAVRQILNIPGEKEIVAITPLGYPEVVPPAPPRQDPDLKQKVTWLE
- a CDS encoding phage holin family protein, which translates into the protein MAEEGGNRGNAGGWSRVVGEGWLAHIIRFIVAAIVLMVVSYITPGFTRLSFWYALLAAVLIAVIGYGLEAIFGRNISPYARGGVGFLVSAVIFYLIQFVIPGMRVTVIGALIAAAIVGIIDMFVPTGLR
- a CDS encoding aminoacyl-tRNA hydrolase, which gives rise to MPDLFRSLFFRPVRESAREKRIVCGLGNPGPRYTGTRHNVGYEVVARLAKACQGGWRVYRDLARLSSLEIEGVPVLLVQPLTFMNLSGRALRPLMQEWGLAPGALLVVYDDLDLPFGALRLRPRGGAGGHRGVQSIIDHLETQEFPRLRIGIGRPSSGEDEAAYVLSPFTKEERNLLEEVLGQAAAAVRVWATEGIEAAMNRFNRRRGRTFFA
- a CDS encoding 50S ribosomal protein L25/general stress protein Ctc translates to MESITLHARPRARGTKGSLKKLRRERMLPGVVYGKEAGNLLVQVPTQALANILATHSIGGTLINLEISDGEAPKSYLVMIREVQREPLRQELLHVDFYQVSLTEEIETEIPVHLVGEAPGVKEGGVLQHMLREVTVSCLPTQLPERIDADISGLGIGDQLTVADLQVPPGVKIVDDPESIIVLVVPPVLEVSEEEEAAGEAGAAPEPGEG